A genomic region of Vicinamibacterales bacterium contains the following coding sequences:
- a CDS encoding YtxH domain-containing protein, protein MNTQQQDHRADGRAGYGFAIGLFTGAFVGAGLALWFAPRLTAELRERVTGSARDLGQRVTDHYDHVTTRIANAATEVTRQGQDVRDDVADAVAHAAHEVERFAKAAKTR, encoded by the coding sequence GGACCATCGCGCCGACGGCCGCGCCGGCTACGGCTTCGCCATCGGCCTCTTTACTGGGGCGTTCGTCGGCGCCGGTCTCGCGCTGTGGTTCGCGCCGCGTCTCACCGCAGAGCTGCGTGAGCGCGTCACCGGCTCGGCCAGGGATCTCGGCCAGCGCGTCACCGACCACTACGACCACGTGACGACGCGGATCGCCAACGCCGCCACGGAAGTGACGCGGCAAGGTCAGGACGTCCGCGACGACGTGGCCGATGCGGTCGCCCACGCCGCGCACGAAGTGGAGCGCTTCGCCAAGGCGGCCAAGACCCGCTGA